A window of Hippoglossus stenolepis isolate QCI-W04-F060 chromosome 16, HSTE1.2, whole genome shotgun sequence contains these coding sequences:
- the polr2f gene encoding DNA-directed RNA polymerases I, II, and III subunit RPABC2 — protein sequence MSDNEDNFDDGDFDDAEEDEGLDDLENPEDEDREHVQILPAGDGHLANLKRITTPYMTKYERARVLGTRALQIAMCAPVMVELEGETDPLQIAMKELKCRKIPIIIRRYLPDGSYEDWGCDELIITD from the exons ATGTCCGACAACGAAGACAA CTTCGATGATGGAGATTTCGATGACGCCGAAGAGGACGAGGGATTAGATGATCTGGAAAACCCGGAAGAT GAGGACCGGGAGCATGTGCAGATCTTGCCGGCAGGAGACGGACATCTGGCGAACCTGAAGAGGATCACGACACCGTACATGACCAAGTACGAGAGGGCCCGAGTGCTGGGGACACGGGCGCTTCAGATCGC GATGTGCGCTCCAGTCATGGTGGAGCTGGAGGGAGAAACCGACCCCTTGCAAATAGCCATGAAAGAACTTAA GTGCAGAAAGATTCCCATCATCATCCGCAGGTACCTTCCTGACGGGAGTTACGAGGACTGGGGCTGTGACGAGCTCATCATAACAGATTAA
- the sox10 gene encoding transcription factor SOX-10 yields MSRDEQSLSEVELSPGMSDDSRSLSPGHSSGATGSGDSPLRQPAQLAGLDDASAGCSSVKSDDEDDRFPAGIREAVSQVLNCYDWTLVPMPVRVNTGGKSKPHVKRPMNAFMVWAQAARRKLADQHPHLHNAELSKTLGKLWRLLNESDKRPFIEEAERLRKQHKKDYPDYKYQPRRRKNGKLGSGSGSEAEGHSEGEGPHSHSRYKGLHLDVAPSGGARSPLTDGHHPHAAGQSHSPPTPPTTPKTEPHSGKAGDGKREVNGNGVSRGTTGPEGGSGAPGSGKPHIDFGNVDIGEMSHEVMANMEPFDVNEFDQYLPPNGHPGVGQSAGGAAAATASPASAYTYGISSALAAASGHSAAWLSKQQPPQQHHGSSLSSDPSKAQIKSEAGGAGGHFAEAVTAGSHVTYAPLSLPHYSSAFPSLASRAQFAEYADHQASGSYYAHSSQASGLYSAFSYMGPSQRPLYTPISDPASVQQSHSPTHWEQPVYTTLSRP; encoded by the exons aTGTCCAGAGACGAGCAGAGCTTGTCGGAGGTGGAGCTCAGTCCCGGCATGTCGGACGACAGCCGCTCCCTGTCCCCGGGTCACTCCTCCGGGGCCACGGGCAGCGGGGACTCGCCTCTCCGGCAGCCGGCGCAGCTGGCGGGTCTGGACGACGCGTCGGCGGGCTGCTCCTCTGTGAAATCCGACGACGAGGACGACCGCTTCCCGGCAGGAATCCGCGAGGCGGTGAGTCAGGTGCTCAACTGCTACGACTGGACCCTCGTGCCCATGCCCGTGCGCGTGAACACCGGCGGCAAGAGCAAGCCGCACGTGAAGAGGCCCATGAACGCGTTCATGGTTTGGGCGCAGGCGGCGCGGAGGAAACTGGCCGATCAACACCCGCACCTGCACAACGCGGAGCTCAGCAAGACCCTGGGGAAgctgtggag ACTCCTCAATGAGAGCGACAAGCGGCCCTTCATCGAGGAAGCAGAGAGGCTGAGGAAGCAGCACAAGAAAGACTACCCTGACTACAAGTACCAGCCCCGGCGCCGCAAGAACGGAAAGCTTGGCTCCGGGTCCGGAAGTGAGGCCGAAGGCCATTCGGAGGGCGAGGGCCCCCACAGCCACTCCCGCTACAAGGGCCTCCACCTGGATGTGGCCCCCAGTGGGGGAGCCAGGTCCCCTCTCACAGATGGGCACCACCCTCATGCTGCAG GTCAGAGCCACAGTCCTCCCACACCCCCCACCACTCCCAAGACAGAGCCTCATTCTGGGAAGGCCGGAGACGGGAAGAGGGAGGTTAATGGGAACGGGGTCTCCCGTGGCACAACAGGACCGGAGGGAGGCTCAGGTGCTCCGGGATCTGGGAAACCTCACATTGACTTTGGTAATGTGGACATTGGTGAGATGAGCCACGAGGTCATGGCCAACATGGAGCCGTTTGATGTCAATGAGTTTGACCAGTATCTTCCCCCTAATGGGCACCCGGGGGTGGGACAGAGTGCTGGGGGGGCTGCAGCTGCAACAGCCTCCCCAGCCTCAGCGTACACCTACGGCATCTCCTCAGCTCTGGCAGCGGCCAGTGGACACTCAGCTGCCTGGCTCTCCAAGCAGCAGCCTCCGCAGCAGCATCACGGCTCCAGTCTGAGCTCAGACCCGTCCAAGGCCCAGATTAAGAGTGAGGCTGGGGGCGCCGGGGGCCACTTTGCAGAGGCCGTCACAGCAGGGTCCCATGTGACATATGCGCCCCTCAGCCTTCCTCACTACAGTTCTGCTTTCCCCTCACTGGCCTCTAGGGCTCAGTTTGCTGAATATGCTGATCATCAGGCCTCAGGGTCGTACTACGCCCACTCCAGCCAGGCCTCGGGGTTGTACTCCGCCTTCTCTTACATGGGGCCCTCCCAGAGGCCCCTGTATACGCCCATCAGCGACCCAGCCAGCGTGCAGCAGTCGCACAGCCCCACACACTGGGAACAGCCCGTCTACACTACCCTGTCGCGGCCATGA